One part of the Streptomyces sp. AM 2-1-1 genome encodes these proteins:
- a CDS encoding sulfurtransferase — protein sequence MKPIITASDYAGESAGPRPPVVLDVRWQLGGPDGRAAYEAGHLPGAVYVDLETELAGPAGAGGGRHPLPDTESFGAVMRRAGVSSDRPVVVYDGGQGWAAARAWWLLRWAGHEDVRVLDGGLAAWDGELTTEVPRPHEGDFRPKPGALPVLDADGAAALARTGTLLDARAAERYRGDVEPIDRVGGHIPGALSAPTVENVAEDGRYLPADRLADRFAALGVPADGEIGVYCGSGVSGAHEVLALEIAGRRAALYPGSWSEWTSDESRPVATGPEPR from the coding sequence ATGAAGCCCATCATCACCGCATCCGATTACGCGGGCGAGTCGGCGGGACCCCGTCCGCCCGTGGTCCTCGACGTCCGCTGGCAGCTCGGCGGCCCCGACGGCCGGGCCGCCTACGAGGCCGGCCACCTTCCCGGCGCCGTCTACGTCGACCTGGAAACCGAGCTGGCCGGTCCCGCGGGAGCCGGGGGCGGCCGTCACCCCCTGCCCGACACCGAGAGCTTCGGTGCCGTGATGCGCCGCGCGGGCGTCTCCTCGGACCGGCCCGTGGTGGTCTACGACGGCGGACAGGGCTGGGCCGCGGCCCGCGCCTGGTGGCTGCTGCGCTGGGCCGGCCACGAGGACGTCCGGGTGCTGGACGGCGGTCTCGCCGCCTGGGACGGCGAGCTGACGACCGAGGTCCCGCGCCCCCACGAGGGCGATTTTCGGCCGAAGCCCGGGGCGCTCCCGGTGCTCGACGCCGACGGCGCGGCGGCCCTGGCCCGTACCGGTACGCTGCTCGACGCGCGGGCCGCGGAACGGTACCGGGGCGACGTCGAACCGATCGACCGGGTGGGCGGTCACATCCCCGGCGCTCTGTCCGCGCCGACCGTGGAGAACGTGGCGGAGGACGGCCGCTACCTGCCCGCCGACCGCCTCGCCGACCGCTTCGCCGCCCTCGGCGTCCCGGCGGACGGGGAGATCGGCGTCTACTGCGGATCGGGCGTCTCCGGCGCGCACGAGGTGCTCGCCCTGGAGATCGCCGGCCGGCGGGCGGCGCTCTACCCGGGCTCCTGGTCGGAGTGGACCTCCGACGAGTCCCGCCCGGTGGCGACCGGGCCGGAGCCCCGGTAG
- the sepH gene encoding septation protein SepH has translation MPELRVVAVSNDGTRLVLKAADSTEYTLPIDERLRAAVRNDRARLGQIEIEVESHLRPRDIQARIRAGASAEEVAQFAGIPVDRVRRFEGPVLAERAFMAERARKTPVRRPGENTGPQLGDSVQERLLLRGADKETVQWDSWRRDDGTWEVLLVYRVAGEPHSASWTYDPPRRLVQAVDDEARSLIGESDVAAPEPSFPFVPRIARLPRDRPLDRALDRQMDRYAPQHEPEEYSGPTAAERDSLTSLLEAVPSFRGDMVVPERPSPPEPAAIEPVDDEPEAGEPPAAASAGAGSAYADVLMPRAVAGHRDRLTGTTDRQAEADGVRPGRRAAVPSWDEIVFGTRRKKQD, from the coding sequence ATGCCCGAACTGCGTGTCGTGGCCGTCTCCAACGACGGCACACGACTGGTGCTCAAGGCTGCGGACAGCACGGAGTACACGCTTCCGATCGACGAGCGTCTCCGTGCCGCGGTGCGCAACGACCGGGCGCGGCTCGGTCAGATCGAGATCGAGGTGGAGAGCCACCTCCGCCCGCGGGACATCCAGGCGCGGATACGAGCCGGTGCCTCCGCCGAGGAGGTCGCCCAGTTCGCCGGCATCCCGGTGGACCGCGTCCGCCGCTTCGAGGGCCCGGTGCTCGCGGAGCGCGCCTTCATGGCCGAGCGGGCCCGCAAGACCCCCGTACGCCGTCCCGGCGAGAACACCGGCCCCCAGCTCGGTGACTCGGTGCAGGAACGTCTGCTGCTGCGCGGCGCCGACAAGGAAACGGTTCAGTGGGACTCCTGGCGCCGTGACGACGGCACCTGGGAAGTGCTGCTGGTCTACCGCGTCGCGGGCGAACCCCACTCCGCGAGCTGGACCTACGACCCGCCGAGGCGGCTGGTCCAGGCCGTGGACGACGAGGCGCGCTCCCTCATCGGTGAGTCGGACGTCGCCGCTCCGGAGCCGAGCTTCCCCTTCGTCCCGAGGATCGCCCGGCTCCCCCGCGACCGGCCCCTGGACCGGGCCCTGGACCGGCAGATGGACCGGTACGCGCCGCAGCACGAGCCGGAGGAGTACTCCGGTCCGACGGCCGCCGAACGCGATTCGCTGACCAGCCTGCTGGAGGCGGTACCGAGCTTCCGGGGCGACATGGTCGTACCGGAACGGCCCTCGCCGCCGGAGCCCGCGGCGATCGAGCCGGTCGACGACGAGCCGGAGGCCGGCGAACCGCCGGCCGCGGCGTCGGCGGGTGCCGGATCCGCGTACGCCGACGTGCTGATGCCGCGCGCCGTCGCCGGTCACCGCGACCGGTTGACCGGCACCACCGACCGGCAGGCCGAAGCGGACGGGGTCCGTCCGGGACGCCGGGCCGCGGTGCCCAGCTGGGACGAGATCGTCTTCGGGACCCGGCGCAAGAAGCAGGACTGA